One window of the Benincasa hispida cultivar B227 chromosome 3, ASM972705v1, whole genome shotgun sequence genome contains the following:
- the LOC120074445 gene encoding pyrophosphate--fructose 6-phosphate 1-phosphotransferase subunit beta — MSLSFISNGEAAVKSNPAPVSGRVSSVYSEVQSSRINHNLPLPSVLKSSFTIVDGPPSSAAGNPDEIAKLFPNLFGQPSAKLVSSDSTKVQPDKKLKIGVVLSGGQAPGGHNVISGIFDYLQDHVKGSVLYGFRGGPAGIMKCKYVELTSEYIYPYRNQGGFDMICSGRDKIETPEQFKQAEETAKKLDLDGLVVIGGDDSNTNACLLAENFRGKNLKTRVIGCPKTIDGDLKCKEVPTSFGFDTACRIYAEMIGNVMIDARSTGKYYHFVRLMGRAASHITLECALQTHPNITIIGEEVSAHKQTLKNVTDYIVDVVCKRAELGYNYGVILIPEGLIDFIPEVQQLIAELNEILAHDVVDDEGLWKKKLTSQSLELFEFLPQAIQEQLMLERDPHGNVQVARIETEKMLIQMVETELEKRKSEGAYKGQFKGQSHFFGYEGRCGLPTNFDSTYCYALGYGAGALLQSGKTGLISSVGNLAASVEEWTVGGTALTSLMDVERRHGKFKPVIKKAMVELDGAPFKKFASLRDDWAFNNRYISPGPIQFAGPASNAVNHTLLLELGVEA; from the exons ATGTCACTTTCTTTCATCTCCAATGGTGAAGCCGCCGTCAAATCCAATCCCGCGCCGGTCTCCGGACGGGTCTCCTCAGTGTATAGCGAAGTCCAGTCCAGTCGTATCAACCACAATCTGCCTCTGCCTTCTGTTCTCAAAAGTTCCTTTACAATCGTCGACGGACCCCCTAGTTCTGCCGCTGGCAATCCAG ACGAGATAGCCAAGCTATTTCCTAATCTTTTCGGCCAGCCATCTGCAAAATTGGTGTCAAGCGATTCCACCAAAGTTCAACCGGACAAGAAGTTGAAGATTGGTGTCGTGTTGTCTGGAGGCCAGGCCCCCGGAGGACATAATGTTATCTCTGGAATTTttg ATTACTTGCAGGATCACGTCAAAGGCAGTGTATTATATGGCTTTAGGGGTGGCCCTGCCGGGATTATGAAATGCAAATATGTGGAATTGACTTCAGAATATATTTATCCATACAGAAATCAG GGTGGGTTTGATATGATATGCAGTGGGAGGGACAAAATTGAAACTCCAGAGCAG TTCAAACAAGCCGAAGAAACAGCAAAAAAGCTTGATTTGGATGGGCTTGTTGTGATTGGTGGAGATGATTCCAATACAAATGCCTGCCTTCTTGCTGAAAACTTCAG AGGTAAAAATTTGAAGACCCGGGTAATTGGTTGCCCCAAAACAATCGATGGAGATCTAAAATGCAAAGAGGTGCCCACAAGTTTTGGATTTGATACAGCTTGCAGG ATATATGCAGAAATGATTGGTAATGTCATGATAGATGCTAGATCAACTGGAAAATACTATCATT TTGTCCGGCTTATGGGGCGTGCTGCTTCACACATCACCCTAGAGTGTGCTTTGCAGACTCATCCAAACATTACTATTATTGGGGAAGAG GTTTCTGCTCATAAGCAAACGCTGAAAAATGTTACAGATTACATTGTAGATGTAGTCTGCAAACGTGCAGAACTTGGTTATAACTATGGTGTTATACTTATTCCTGAGGGTCTGATTGACTTCATCCCGGAG GTACAACAACTTATTGCAGAGCTAAATGAAATTCTGGCACATGATGTAGTTGATGATGAAGGATTATGGAAAAAGAAGCTTACTAGTCAATCTCTTGAACTATTTGAGTTTTTGCCTCAAGCAATTCAAGAACAATTGATGCTTGAAAGAGATCCACATGGAAACGTTCAG GTTGCTAGAATAGAAACAGAGAAAATGCTTATTCAGATGGTAGAAACAGAGTTGGAGAAGAGGAAGAGTGAAGGTGCATACAAAGGTCAATTTAAAGGGCAATCTCACTTTTTTGG ATATGAAGGGAGATGTGGTCTACCAACCAATTTCGATTCCACATACTGCTATGCATTGGGTTATGGTGCTGGAGCTCTCCTGCAGAGTGGAAAAACTGGACTAATATCATCT GTCGGGAATTTAGCTGCTTCTGTTGAAGAATGGACTGTTGGTGGGACTGCATTGACTTCATTAATGGACGTAGAGAGAAGACATG GCAAGTTCAAGCCTGTGATTAAGAAGGCAATGGTCGAGCTTGATG GGGCACCTTTCAAGAAGTTTGCTTCATTGAGGGATGACTGGGCATTCAACAACCGATACATCAGTCCAG GTCCTATTCAATTCGCGGGTCCTGCATCAAATGCTGTTAATCATACTCTCCTCCTGGAACTTGGAGTTGAAGCTTAA